A genomic segment from Chitinophaga flava encodes:
- a CDS encoding MATE family efflux transporter, whose protein sequence is MSFFKQAQLRAVNFFALFRTAVAGTEKEFTTGGINRAIFLLAIPMVLEMAMESLFAVVDIFFVSHLGVNAITTVGLTESVLTLVYTCAMGLGMAATAVVARRTGEKNAAEAAHAAMQALYIAVAMSVLIGIVGVFFARDILLLMGASKEVVEYGYVYTKILLAGNVVIVLLFLINGIFRGAGDAALAMRSLWIANGLNILLCPLLIRGWGPIPAMGLKGAALATFIGRGTGVCYQIYHLIRGNDLIKITKQHLSPVWKIIVSLLKLATGSTAQMLISSASWIFLVRIISFFGKDAVAGYTIAIRVVIFTILPAWGMANAAAALVGQNLGAGQPDRAEKSVWRAAFLNVIFLGAVGLAFLIAAPAVIQLFTFQDEVVRYGVQCLRLMSLGYVFFAYGMVITQSFNGAGDTRTPTLINLVALWMFQMPLAYSLAIWLNWGPQGVFWAMAISESMMAVAGILLFRRGTWKQVKI, encoded by the coding sequence ATGTCATTCTTTAAACAGGCACAGTTACGTGCTGTTAATTTTTTTGCGCTGTTCCGGACAGCTGTTGCCGGAACAGAAAAGGAATTTACTACTGGTGGTATCAACCGCGCTATTTTTCTGCTGGCGATTCCTATGGTGCTGGAGATGGCCATGGAGTCGCTGTTTGCAGTTGTGGATATTTTTTTTGTAAGCCATCTGGGCGTTAATGCTATTACTACGGTAGGACTTACAGAATCGGTGCTTACATTGGTATATACCTGTGCGATGGGTCTGGGTATGGCAGCTACTGCTGTAGTGGCCAGGCGTACCGGTGAAAAGAACGCCGCAGAGGCGGCCCATGCTGCTATGCAGGCACTGTATATTGCTGTTGCGATGTCTGTGCTGATTGGTATAGTAGGTGTATTTTTTGCCCGTGATATCTTATTGCTGATGGGAGCTTCCAAAGAAGTGGTTGAATACGGTTACGTATATACGAAAATATTACTGGCAGGTAATGTGGTGATTGTTTTATTGTTTCTAATCAATGGTATTTTCCGCGGAGCAGGTGATGCTGCACTGGCGATGCGTTCACTATGGATTGCTAACGGATTGAATATTTTGTTGTGTCCTTTACTGATCAGAGGCTGGGGCCCTATACCGGCGATGGGTCTGAAAGGGGCTGCACTGGCTACTTTTATTGGTAGGGGCACCGGTGTTTGTTATCAGATATATCACCTGATACGTGGTAATGATCTGATAAAGATTACAAAACAACACCTCTCACCAGTTTGGAAGATCATTGTATCGTTGCTGAAGCTGGCGACAGGTAGTACTGCTCAGATGTTGATATCCTCTGCCAGCTGGATTTTTCTGGTAAGGATTATTTCCTTTTTCGGGAAAGATGCGGTGGCAGGATATACCATTGCCATCAGGGTGGTGATATTTACGATATTGCCTGCATGGGGTATGGCCAATGCTGCTGCTGCGCTGGTAGGTCAAAACCTGGGTGCCGGACAGCCGGATAGAGCTGAAAAATCTGTATGGAGAGCTGCTTTCCTGAACGTGATATTTCTGGGGGCAGTAGGTTTGGCCTTTTTGATTGCGGCGCCTGCGGTGATACAGCTGTTTACCTTCCAGGACGAAGTGGTTCGCTACGGTGTACAATGTCTGCGGCTGATGAGCCTTGGATATGTATTTTTTGCCTATGGGATGGTGATTACCCAGTCTTTCAATGGTGCAGGTGATACCCGTACCCCTACCCTGATTAATCTGGTGGCCCTGTGGATGTTTCAGATGCCGCTGGCCTATTCGCTGGCAATATGGCTCAACTGGGGCCCCCAGGGCGTATTCTGGGCTATGGCCATTTCTGAGTCCATGATGGCGGTGGCAGGTATACTGCTATTCCGCCGCGGTACATGGAAACAAGTGAAGATTTAG
- a CDS encoding OmpA family protein yields the protein MKKITLLALVIFAGLINSIQAQYVIDFKHTADVYYSAKDFYSAAQYYNKALGTFKVKPEQILPYAVANAAPPSGKFKDYQQVVARLAESYRLYHDYGNAETWYSQVVGFNNPLYIQAKFWYGVCLRANGKYDEALTQLNDFKKNYTVADELSTRVPLEISSCEFALSEASKQPRYTITKVSGTVNEGGANYAPVVIDQNTLMFTSSRSDAPSLPGVTVKEADKKPKDRRGTPYVNDLYTANGNGSAFEASQKLKIPATKGYDQGVSSISPDGNSLYMTRWTIKDGVKQSAIYLSTKENGVWSEPQKMGSNINAEGYNSMQPYITADGKYLLFASNRPGGMGKYDIWYCVMNSNTPGNARNMGTAINTKDEEQAPFYDAEKNLLIFSSDGRVGLGGLDFFQSEGDFGSWSAPVNMGKPLNSPKDDIYYSAIDNTHPFAEGFISSDRESVCCLEVFSIKRIRKVASGVILDCDTHRPLEGATITLLDTVRQKTVRTIKLDGSGRYSFEIDPQRFYKIVAAKDNYFTKSLYFNSEELNRVDSLDNPTLCLKHYEVEKPIVLNNIYYDFGKSTLRPESRIVLDTVVEMLVDNPKLIIEMSAHTDSVGTDKANMKLSQARAQSCVNYLISKGITSQRLIAKGYGKTRPVAPNSLPNHKDNPDGRQQNRRTEFKVLRKQMPVLTDGTGENQSSQ from the coding sequence ATGAAAAAAATTACGCTTCTTGCACTGGTAATTTTTGCAGGGCTGATTAATTCGATACAAGCTCAGTATGTAATCGATTTCAAACACACGGCAGATGTTTATTACAGTGCTAAGGATTTTTATTCGGCAGCACAGTATTATAACAAGGCACTGGGCACGTTTAAAGTAAAACCAGAGCAGATATTACCTTATGCCGTTGCCAACGCAGCTCCTCCGAGTGGTAAATTCAAGGATTATCAACAGGTGGTGGCGAGGCTGGCCGAGTCATACCGGTTGTACCACGACTACGGCAATGCAGAAACCTGGTATTCTCAGGTAGTAGGGTTTAATAACCCGCTGTATATACAGGCTAAATTCTGGTATGGCGTATGCCTGCGTGCCAATGGTAAATATGATGAAGCATTGACGCAGTTAAACGATTTTAAAAAGAATTATACAGTAGCAGATGAACTGTCTACCCGCGTGCCGTTGGAGATATCTTCCTGCGAGTTTGCTTTAAGTGAGGCATCCAAACAACCAAGATACACGATAACAAAAGTTTCAGGCACAGTGAATGAAGGTGGTGCCAACTATGCGCCGGTAGTGATAGATCAGAACACACTGATGTTTACTTCTTCCCGTTCGGATGCACCTTCACTGCCAGGTGTTACCGTAAAAGAAGCGGATAAAAAGCCCAAAGACAGAAGAGGTACGCCTTATGTAAATGATCTCTACACGGCCAATGGCAACGGTAGTGCCTTTGAAGCCAGCCAGAAACTGAAGATACCTGCCACCAAAGGATATGATCAGGGCGTTTCTTCCATCTCCCCGGATGGTAACTCCCTTTATATGACCCGCTGGACGATAAAGGATGGTGTTAAACAGTCTGCTATCTACCTCAGTACAAAAGAAAACGGTGTTTGGTCGGAACCACAAAAAATGGGCAGCAATATAAATGCAGAAGGCTACAACTCCATGCAGCCTTATATTACCGCCGATGGGAAATACCTGCTGTTTGCCTCCAACAGACCCGGAGGTATGGGCAAATACGATATCTGGTACTGCGTGATGAACAGCAATACCCCTGGTAATGCCCGTAATATGGGCACCGCCATCAATACCAAAGATGAAGAGCAGGCACCCTTCTACGATGCTGAGAAAAACCTCCTTATCTTCAGCTCTGATGGTCGGGTGGGCCTTGGTGGTCTGGACTTCTTCCAGAGTGAAGGTGATTTTGGCTCCTGGTCTGCTCCGGTAAATATGGGAAAACCCCTCAACTCACCCAAAGATGATATCTATTATTCTGCTATAGATAATACCCATCCCTTTGCAGAAGGATTTATCAGCTCTGACCGTGAATCCGTTTGCTGTCTGGAAGTATTTTCCATCAAAAGAATCCGGAAAGTAGCCAGTGGTGTGATTCTGGATTGCGATACCCATAGGCCGCTGGAAGGCGCTACTATCACGCTGCTGGATACTGTAAGACAAAAGACTGTCCGTACCATTAAACTTGATGGCTCCGGCCGTTACAGCTTCGAAATAGATCCCCAGCGTTTCTATAAAATAGTAGCTGCAAAAGATAACTACTTCACCAAAAGCCTCTACTTCAACTCTGAAGAATTGAACAGAGTTGACTCACTGGATAACCCTACGCTTTGCCTCAAGCATTATGAAGTAGAAAAACCAATTGTGTTGAATAATATCTACTATGATTTTGGTAAGTCCACGCTGCGCCCGGAGTCCAGAATTGTACTGGACACCGTGGTAGAGATGCTGGTTGATAACCCCAAATTGATCATCGAAATGAGTGCGCACACGGATAGTGTCGGCACAGATAAGGCCAATATGAAATTATCTCAGGCACGTGCACAATCCTGTGTTAATTATCTGATCAGCAAGGGCATTACTTCTCAGCGTCTGATCGCAAAAGGATACGGTAAAACCCGCCCTGTTGCACCTAACTCCTTGCCCAACCATAAGGATAATCCTGATGGTCGTCAGCAGAACAGAAGAACAGAGTTTAAAGTATTACGCAAGCAGATGCCTGTCCTGACGGATGGTACAGGAGAAAATCAATCATCGCAATAA
- a CDS encoding PorP/SprF family type IX secretion system membrane protein: MKRIFIVAILLWSSLLPRYSVAQVDPHFSQYYAYPLWLNPALTGIIDGDYRISGNYRNQWANYGKPFSTAGVSVDAATDKNIGVGFNMINMAAGDAGYNYFNAMASVSYTGVRFGQTKTSQLVFGLQGGIISRRVDPTKFQTGSQYKPTIGFDPSIANGENVTTTSSTVFDAGAGAMFFDGNPNHTFNPFVGFAAAHLTAPKDPFSGSGESKTMPVRYLFHGGTKIKVNEVLSLTPTGLFMRQGNAQEVVAGMYAQLLVNPDVDFLVGGNYRFNDAVIPFAGFHFKGFVLGLSYDANTSNMRRLVNGSQSFELSLSFISRKRRVLNEEYFICPRL, from the coding sequence ATGAAAAGGATCTTTATTGTTGCAATACTTTTGTGGAGCAGTTTGCTGCCAAGGTATTCAGTTGCCCAGGTAGACCCGCACTTTTCCCAGTATTATGCTTATCCGCTTTGGTTAAACCCAGCATTGACAGGCATTATAGACGGGGACTACCGGATCAGCGGAAATTACCGCAATCAGTGGGCTAATTATGGAAAACCTTTTTCTACCGCGGGCGTTTCTGTGGATGCCGCCACCGATAAAAATATTGGGGTAGGTTTTAATATGATCAATATGGCGGCCGGGGATGCAGGGTACAACTATTTCAACGCTATGGCCAGTGTGTCTTACACCGGTGTTAGGTTTGGACAAACCAAAACCAGTCAGCTTGTTTTTGGTCTTCAGGGTGGTATTATCAGCCGCAGAGTAGATCCTACCAAGTTCCAGACTGGCAGTCAGTATAAACCGACCATTGGTTTTGATCCCAGTATCGCCAACGGAGAAAATGTAACAACAACTTCTTCTACCGTATTTGATGCTGGTGCCGGCGCCATGTTCTTCGACGGAAACCCCAATCATACGTTCAATCCTTTTGTAGGTTTTGCCGCCGCCCACCTGACTGCTCCCAAAGACCCCTTCTCCGGTAGCGGTGAATCAAAGACAATGCCGGTACGTTACCTGTTTCATGGTGGTACTAAAATAAAAGTCAATGAGGTTTTAAGCCTTACCCCTACCGGATTATTTATGCGTCAGGGAAATGCACAGGAAGTAGTGGCTGGCATGTACGCACAGCTGCTGGTAAATCCTGATGTTGATTTCCTGGTAGGTGGTAACTACCGCTTTAATGATGCCGTAATACCTTTTGCCGGCTTTCATTTTAAAGGTTTTGTCCTTGGCCTCAGTTATGATGCCAACACTTCAAACATGCGCCGCCTCGTAAATGGCAGCCAGAGCTTTGAATTGTCTCTGTCCTTTATCAGCAGAAAAAGAAGGGTACTCAATGAAGAATACTTCATTTGCCCCAGATTATAA
- a CDS encoding PfkB family carbohydrate kinase, which translates to MSLTVVGTMAFDEIETPFGKSGKIIGGSATFIAWAASNFVNPINQVSVVGEDFPQTELDALSTKGVALEGVQVKKGEKSFYWSGKYHMDMNTRDSLVTDLNVLADFSPVIPESYQGSEFLILGNLTPQVQMSVLDQFTVRPKLIVMDTMNFWMEVAMDDLLKVLKKVDVLMVNDSEARQLSGEYSLVKAAKKIMTMGPRYLIIKKGEHGALLFHEQHVFFAPAMPLDEVYDPTGAGDTFAGGFIGYLAKTRDLSFENMKTAIIVGSAMASFCVEKFGTSRLREVTHEEITTRLEQFVQLVNFDIDLV; encoded by the coding sequence ATGTCTCTTACAGTCGTAGGTACGATGGCGTTCGATGAAATAGAAACGCCCTTTGGTAAATCAGGAAAAATCATTGGTGGTTCAGCCACTTTTATCGCATGGGCAGCTTCTAACTTCGTGAACCCTATCAACCAGGTATCTGTGGTAGGTGAAGACTTCCCCCAGACAGAACTGGATGCACTCTCTACCAAAGGAGTAGCATTGGAAGGTGTACAGGTGAAAAAAGGTGAAAAATCATTCTACTGGTCTGGTAAGTACCACATGGATATGAACACCCGTGATTCACTGGTTACAGACCTGAACGTACTGGCTGATTTTAGCCCGGTTATTCCTGAGAGCTATCAGGGTAGTGAGTTCCTGATCTTGGGTAACCTCACTCCGCAGGTTCAGATGAGTGTACTGGACCAGTTTACCGTAAGGCCTAAGCTGATCGTAATGGACACCATGAACTTCTGGATGGAAGTAGCCATGGATGACCTGCTGAAAGTGCTGAAAAAAGTGGATGTGCTGATGGTGAACGATAGTGAAGCTCGTCAGCTGAGTGGTGAATACTCTCTGGTAAAGGCAGCCAAAAAGATCATGACCATGGGTCCGCGTTACCTGATTATTAAAAAAGGTGAACACGGAGCATTGCTGTTCCACGAACAACACGTATTCTTTGCTCCTGCCATGCCGCTGGACGAAGTATATGACCCAACCGGTGCCGGTGATACATTTGCCGGTGGTTTCATTGGATACCTGGCTAAAACACGTGATCTGTCTTTCGAGAACATGAAAACAGCAATCATCGTTGGTTCTGCAATGGCTTCTTTCTGTGTTGAAAAATTTGGTACTTCCCGCCTGAGAGAAGTTACACATGAGGAAATCACTACCCGTCTGGAACAGTTTGTACAGCTGGTAAACTTCGATATCGATCTGGTGTAG
- a CDS encoding S1/P1 nuclease produces MRKKILTGLLLSFLLPLASFAWGPNGHRIVAEIAWQHLTPQAQKAVVSILGRQSMPMIANWPDFIKSDTTHQYDHTSKWHYLDFPANIDRAEFDKLLKEATGENLYTQTQAMISDLKNKKLAKDKQVFALSFLVHMMGDMHQPLHVGRDEDMGGNKINLMWFDKASNLHRVWDEQLIDFQQLSYTEYSKAIDIASPARVKELQSGTIADWMFESHVLADKVYGYTKPDSKLSYRYNYVFVDNLNDQLLKGGLRLATVLNGIFK; encoded by the coding sequence ATGAGAAAAAAGATCTTGACAGGGCTGCTCCTTTCCTTTTTACTGCCTTTAGCCAGCTTTGCCTGGGGGCCCAACGGACACCGCATTGTAGCGGAAATAGCCTGGCAGCACCTGACTCCACAGGCCCAAAAAGCCGTTGTCAGCATCCTGGGACGCCAAAGTATGCCGATGATCGCCAACTGGCCTGATTTTATCAAATCTGACACCACCCACCAGTACGATCATACCAGCAAATGGCATTACCTGGATTTCCCAGCCAATATTGACCGCGCTGAGTTCGACAAGCTGCTGAAGGAAGCCACCGGCGAAAACCTGTACACACAAACACAGGCAATGATCAGTGATTTGAAAAACAAGAAACTGGCAAAAGATAAGCAGGTCTTTGCCCTCAGTTTCCTGGTGCATATGATGGGAGACATGCACCAACCACTGCACGTAGGTCGTGATGAAGACATGGGCGGCAACAAAATCAACCTGATGTGGTTCGATAAAGCCTCCAATCTCCACCGTGTATGGGATGAGCAACTGATCGATTTTCAACAGCTTAGCTATACCGAATACAGCAAAGCCATTGATATCGCTTCTCCTGCCCGTGTAAAAGAACTGCAAAGCGGCACTATTGCCGACTGGATGTTTGAATCCCATGTACTGGCCGATAAAGTATATGGATACACTAAACCGGACTCCAAATTGAGCTACCGCTACAACTACGTTTTTGTAGACAACCTCAATGACCAACTGCTGAAAGGCGGCCTGAGACTGGCCACTGTGCTGAATGGCATTTTTAAATAA